One part of the Pseudemcibacter aquimaris genome encodes these proteins:
- a CDS encoding tetratricopeptide repeat protein yields MRILLSLLLMVITSSAHADMVTAREFMMKKDYEAAFKEYKTEAQRGNIFAQYIVAQMYARGEGVKRDMREAVNYYSLAANTGHMKSQNNLANIYMTGHGIVQNFSEAAYWFKKSAEQGNMLSLASLGELYHRGYGVDQDYKLAREYYERAAEAGIKKPYINLGTMYFNGEGVPKDYIMAYMWFDVADRRGSLEGNVNKFDMRTIISEDDVAKAEALAEAWVTKFPEPPKDDEENKAK; encoded by the coding sequence ATGCGTATTTTATTAAGTTTACTATTGATGGTCATCACATCATCCGCGCACGCCGATATGGTCACCGCGCGGGAATTCATGATGAAAAAAGATTACGAGGCAGCCTTTAAAGAATACAAGACCGAGGCACAACGCGGCAACATTTTCGCCCAATATATCGTCGCGCAAATGTACGCCCGCGGCGAAGGGGTCAAAAGAGACATGCGTGAAGCCGTCAATTATTATTCATTGGCCGCAAACACGGGACATATGAAATCGCAAAACAACCTCGCCAATATTTATATGACAGGACACGGCATCGTTCAAAACTTTAGCGAGGCCGCATATTGGTTCAAAAAATCAGCAGAGCAAGGCAACATGCTTTCTCTCGCGAGCCTTGGTGAACTGTATCATCGGGGTTACGGCGTGGATCAGGATTATAAACTGGCCCGTGAATATTATGAACGCGCGGCCGAAGCCGGCATTAAAAAACCGTACATTAACCTTGGCACCATGTATTTTAACGGCGAAGGCGTACCTAAAGATTACATCATGGCCTATATGTGGTTTGATGTCGCCGACCGCCGCGGCAGCCTAGAAGGCAACGTCAATAAATTCGACATGCGCACAATCATATCAGAAGACGACGTCGCCAAGGCAGAAGCCCTCGCCGAAGCCTGGGTCACAAAATTCCCCGAACCGCCAAAGGATGATGAAGAAAACAAAGCAAAATGA
- a CDS encoding pyridoxal phosphate-dependent decarboxylase family protein: protein MKKNDCVFDAAYQASYEYLKELNERDIMPTDAAIASLKSLHIPMPDDGQNDVDVINELHEIGSPNTVASTGGRYFGFVVGGALPVTMAAHWLSTVWDQNAGTWILSPIAGELEDVAGKWMLDLLDLPRDAVFGFVTGATMATFSSIAAARSALLKRKGFDVKKSGLFNAPKIRIIMSEEIHPTNIAAFGYAGFGLDQIEYVPVDEEGRIIVDEMPELDDLSIVILQAGNINSGSFDDFDAVTRIANDAGAWVHVDGAFGLWARASAEKKHLTHGIEKADSWSVDGHKWLNLPQDSAIYFCRDGDAVNDVFGVTATYLMRDQNRQGNNYTPELSRRARGVEFWAALKSLGAKGVAEIVDRSCYHAVTFTIGLKEMGFTVMNDVVLNQVVFAVDDQEKTKAILEHVQNSGVVWLGPTTWKDKYAMRISVSSAATTDIDVRKSLKVFERAYQKVMNGNE, encoded by the coding sequence ATGAAAAAAAATGACTGTGTTTTTGATGCCGCCTATCAAGCGAGCTATGAATATTTAAAAGAATTGAATGAACGGGACATTATGCCGACGGATGCGGCGATTGCATCGTTAAAATCGTTACACATCCCCATGCCGGATGACGGGCAAAATGACGTTGATGTGATTAATGAATTGCATGAGATCGGATCGCCAAACACGGTTGCGTCCACCGGTGGGCGATATTTCGGTTTTGTGGTTGGTGGCGCGCTTCCGGTAACGATGGCGGCACATTGGCTTTCGACCGTATGGGATCAAAATGCAGGTACATGGATTTTATCACCGATCGCCGGGGAATTAGAAGACGTCGCCGGGAAATGGATGCTTGATTTGCTGGATTTGCCGCGGGATGCGGTTTTCGGGTTTGTTACCGGGGCAACCATGGCGACATTTTCATCAATCGCGGCGGCGCGTTCGGCGCTTTTAAAACGAAAAGGGTTTGATGTTAAAAAATCGGGTCTTTTTAACGCGCCAAAAATTCGCATTATCATGAGCGAGGAAATCCACCCGACCAACATTGCCGCATTCGGATATGCGGGTTTTGGTTTGGATCAAATTGAATATGTCCCGGTTGATGAAGAGGGCAGAATAATTGTGGACGAGATGCCGGAACTGGATGATCTTTCGATTGTTATATTACAAGCGGGCAATATCAATTCCGGTTCGTTTGATGATTTTGATGCTGTGACCAGAATTGCGAATGATGCCGGGGCATGGGTGCATGTTGATGGTGCATTCGGGCTTTGGGCGCGGGCAAGCGCGGAAAAGAAACATTTAACCCACGGCATTGAAAAGGCCGATTCATGGAGTGTCGATGGCCATAAATGGTTAAACCTGCCACAGGATTCCGCGATTTATTTTTGCCGTGACGGTGATGCGGTGAATGATGTGTTTGGTGTCACAGCCACATATTTAATGCGCGATCAAAATCGCCAAGGCAATAATTATACCCCGGAATTAAGCAGACGCGCCCGTGGTGTGGAATTTTGGGCGGCGTTAAAATCGCTTGGTGCCAAGGGGGTCGCGGAAATTGTCGACCGGTCATGTTATCACGCGGTCACATTTACCATTGGGTTAAAAGAAATGGGCTTTACAGTGATGAATGATGTGGTGTTAAATCAGGTTGTTTTTGCCGTGGATGATCAGGAAAAAACAAAAGCCATTCTTGAACATGTGCAAAATTCGGGCGTGGTGTGGCTGGGGCCAACAACATGGAAAGATAAATACGCCATGCGCATCAGCGTTTCATCCGCAGCAACAACGGATATAGACGTAAGAAAAAGCCTTAAAGTGTTTGAACGTGCCTATCAAAAGGTCATGAATGGAAATGAATAA
- a CDS encoding helix-turn-helix domain-containing protein, with amino-acid sequence MPIIVNLDVMLAKRKVKSKDLAEAVGITVQNISLLKSGKVKGIRFNTLEAICDYLDCQPGDIIEYRRDGE; translated from the coding sequence ATGCCAATTATCGTTAATCTTGATGTGATGCTCGCCAAGCGTAAGGTAAAGTCAAAGGACCTCGCCGAAGCTGTCGGCATCACAGTTCAGAATATATCCCTTCTAAAAAGTGGCAAGGTCAAGGGTATTAGGTTTAACACCCTAGAGGCGATTTGTGATTATCTGGATTGCCAACCCGGCGACATTATTGAGTATCGCCGGGATGGGGAATGA
- a CDS encoding MOSC domain-containing protein, with protein sequence MKVEKIILYPVKSMAGYEVDSAECDENGLMGDRRFVVTRPDGKFLTSRQVPAIMMLKPIWLADYSGIVIKGKSGQIKVPVPASDTNESIKVWNDSVESADCGDDVAKFLSRELGRDARLKAIGNKGRRHSENNEHAPDSYADAMPLLVMTQESIDHMNDHLDDGVTWKNFRPNVLLTGADKPFAEDFWQEINISKGRMTLEYGCARCVMTTVDPETGEFRKDKEPMRHLRTYRKESDKQIYVGQNAVSHGSITVNMGDAVTIHKTREKNVLQGE encoded by the coding sequence ATGAAGGTTGAAAAAATAATCCTCTATCCGGTTAAATCAATGGCCGGGTACGAGGTGGACAGCGCAGAATGTGATGAAAACGGCCTTATGGGTGACAGGCGATTTGTCGTCACCCGCCCGGACGGGAAATTTTTAACATCAAGACAAGTGCCCGCCATCATGATGTTAAAACCAATATGGCTCGCGGATTATAGCGGTATTGTGATTAAAGGGAAAAGTGGCCAGATCAAGGTACCAGTCCCCGCATCAGACACGAACGAAAGCATTAAAGTCTGGAATGATAGTGTTGAAAGCGCCGATTGCGGTGATGATGTGGCGAAATTTTTAAGCCGTGAACTGGGCCGCGATGCACGGTTAAAAGCCATCGGTAATAAGGGCAGGCGGCATTCAGAAAATAATGAACATGCACCGGACAGTTATGCGGATGCAATGCCGCTTTTGGTTATGACGCAGGAAAGCATTGATCATATGAATGATCATCTTGATGATGGCGTGACATGGAAAAACTTTAGACCCAATGTGCTGTTAACAGGTGCGGATAAACCATTCGCAGAGGATTTCTGGCAAGAGATTAACATCAGTAAGGGTCGCATGACGTTAGAGTATGGCTGCGCCAGATGCGTGATGACAACGGTTGACCCGGAAACGGGCGAATTCCGTAAAGACAAAGAACCTATGCGCCATTTAAGAACATACCGTAAAGAAAGCGATAAACAGATTTACGTAGGCCAAAACGCCGTATCCCATGGGAGCATTACTGTGAATATGGGAGATGCTGTTACCATTCACAAAACACGTGAAAAGAATGTGTTACAGGGCGAGTGA
- a CDS encoding helix-turn-helix domain-containing protein, with protein MTNIDTKTLNGPRVAVIAYDRLCHFEFGIAAEVFGLSRPEFGNDWYNFEVISAEGETLSAVGGVTYHVERGLDALKNADIIILPGWREPYTDVPQSLITALKDAYENGARIVAICGGAYVLAATGLLTGKSATTHWRFINDFVGNFPDINVDNAPLYCEESNLYTSAGSAAGIDLCLHVVQQDYGLEKANIVAKRLVVSPVRAGAQKQEITQPILPQNKHQKLPQILNDIRANISETMTIEQAASNAGLSPRTFTRQFQKITGTSYGEWIKIQKLERAKSLLLETDLPIDIVAEACGYASGSSLRRLFKEMLGHSPLFYRKNSTVPAN; from the coding sequence ATGACCAATATTGATACAAAAACACTAAATGGCCCGCGGGTCGCTGTTATCGCTTATGACCGATTATGCCATTTCGAATTCGGCATCGCGGCCGAGGTATTCGGCCTTTCCCGACCGGAATTTGGTAATGACTGGTATAATTTCGAAGTGATCAGCGCAGAAGGCGAAACCCTTAGCGCCGTTGGTGGTGTCACCTATCATGTTGAACGCGGTCTTGATGCATTAAAAAATGCCGATATCATTATCCTGCCCGGTTGGCGGGAACCATATACGGATGTGCCGCAATCCTTGATCACCGCACTTAAGGACGCATACGAAAATGGCGCGCGCATTGTCGCCATATGCGGCGGTGCATATGTGCTAGCGGCAACGGGACTTTTAACGGGTAAAAGCGCCACAACCCATTGGCGGTTTATTAATGATTTTGTTGGAAACTTCCCTGATATCAATGTGGATAACGCGCCGCTTTACTGCGAAGAAAGCAATTTATACACATCCGCCGGAAGCGCCGCGGGCATTGATTTATGCCTACATGTGGTACAGCAGGATTACGGCCTTGAAAAAGCGAACATCGTCGCAAAACGCCTGGTTGTTTCCCCGGTCCGCGCCGGCGCGCAAAAACAGGAAATCACCCAACCGATCCTGCCGCAAAATAAACATCAGAAATTACCTCAAATTTTAAATGACATCCGCGCCAACATTTCAGAAACCATGACCATTGAACAAGCCGCCAGTAACGCTGGGCTTAGCCCCAGAACATTCACAAGACAGTTTCAGAAAATTACCGGCACATCATACGGTGAATGGATTAAAATTCAAAAACTCGAGCGCGCAAAATCATTGCTTCTTGAAACCGACCTTCCCATTGATATCGTTGCCGAGGCCTGCGGCTATGCATCCGGCAGTTCATTAAGACGCCTGTTTAAAGAAATGCTTGGCCACAGCCCATTATTTTACCGCAAGAACAGTACGGTTCCTGCAAATTAG
- a CDS encoding methyl-accepting chemotaxis protein, whose translation MYLVTKFNNFKVSVKIWMLAGIAVLGFGAIFITTMITGAIENSARDDAASGSMLEFAQARMEASSLMVRRREKDFFLRLEARYIDSYNADMDETIRWLDEAAGYTEEGAVDSAITQLKSILERHRVQFNKVADMWVRAGLTTDDGLYNDMQDSVHYIEEALGELNDDELMVKMLMMRRHEKDLMLRVHLRDDNGEYTNGARYAGRVYDRQAEFMEILDGGNYSGDVKADLTEKLNAYVDAFREYANIRSQLVVETAVLSDIYAETGDHFEVLKNSAARINADGMAAADNAASVANFILITVILVLGGVSAVVAIFAIKTIVKPVVDLEHALADIAEGDYETEVPGTEAKDEIGSMARVVVTLRDGAKERIALERQAAEAEKARLAAEEEKIRQEQEQERARMESEAAAIAAREKRAQEVEALILSFDESIKAALSNLQMSSTQMRETAGGMVRVADSTGQQAASVSQESDKMQESVATMASAVEEFSASIREANAQVQAATGLSREAVEATEKGSQSIEQLSDASSAIEEVVNMINDIAEQTNLLALNATIESARAGEAGKGFAVVANEVKSLATQTGSATEDIKRKIDEMQSVSGLAVEAIGSISAANVRLNDVMLGISAAIEEQEATTNEISRGVQLASEGTVKVNDEIAQVSINAGETGASSNEVMQAASELENISSLISAEVESFLNDVRDIQSRG comes from the coding sequence ATGTACTTAGTAACGAAGTTTAACAATTTTAAAGTATCCGTAAAAATTTGGATGTTGGCGGGCATTGCCGTACTTGGTTTTGGTGCAATTTTTATCACCACCATGATCACAGGGGCCATTGAAAATAGCGCCCGTGATGACGCCGCAAGCGGCAGCATGCTTGAATTCGCACAAGCGCGTATGGAAGCAAGCTCGCTTATGGTCAGGCGCCGGGAAAAGGATTTTTTCTTAAGGCTTGAGGCACGTTATATCGATAGCTATAACGCGGATATGGATGAAACCATTCGTTGGCTTGATGAAGCGGCCGGATATACCGAGGAAGGCGCGGTCGACAGCGCAATCACGCAGCTTAAATCCATTCTTGAACGACATCGCGTGCAATTTAACAAGGTTGCCGACATGTGGGTCCGTGCGGGATTAACCACCGATGACGGGCTTTATAACGATATGCAGGACAGCGTCCATTATATTGAAGAGGCATTAGGCGAGCTTAATGATGACGAGCTTATGGTCAAAATGTTGATGATGCGCCGCCACGAAAAAGATCTGATGCTACGTGTACATCTTAGGGACGATAATGGTGAATATACCAATGGTGCCCGTTACGCAGGCCGTGTTTATGACCGTCAGGCAGAATTTATGGAAATTCTGGATGGCGGGAATTATTCGGGTGATGTTAAAGCGGATCTGACGGAAAAATTAAATGCATATGTGGATGCTTTCCGTGAATATGCAAATATCCGGTCCCAGCTTGTTGTGGAAACCGCCGTTCTTTCCGATATTTACGCGGAAACGGGTGATCATTTCGAAGTGCTTAAAAATTCCGCCGCCCGTATTAATGCGGACGGTATGGCCGCAGCGGATAATGCCGCATCGGTCGCGAATTTCATCCTTATTACCGTGATCCTTGTGCTTGGTGGTGTTAGTGCGGTTGTTGCAATTTTCGCCATTAAAACAATCGTGAAGCCGGTTGTGGATTTGGAACATGCACTTGCGGATATTGCCGAGGGTGATTACGAAACCGAGGTTCCAGGAACAGAGGCAAAAGACGAAATCGGTTCCATGGCCCGGGTTGTCGTAACATTACGTGACGGGGCAAAAGAACGCATCGCGTTAGAACGACAAGCAGCCGAGGCGGAAAAAGCAAGACTTGCCGCCGAAGAAGAGAAAATCCGACAAGAACAGGAACAAGAACGCGCCAGAATGGAAAGTGAAGCCGCCGCCATTGCCGCCCGTGAAAAACGCGCGCAAGAGGTAGAGGCACTGATCCTTTCGTTTGATGAAAGCATCAAAGCCGCGCTTTCCAATTTACAGATGTCATCAACGCAAATGCGCGAAACCGCAGGTGGCATGGTGCGCGTTGCCGATAGCACAGGACAACAGGCCGCGTCGGTAAGTCAGGAATCTGATAAGATGCAGGAAAGTGTTGCCACCATGGCATCCGCAGTCGAAGAATTTTCCGCTTCCATCCGTGAGGCAAACGCACAAGTGCAGGCGGCAACGGGCCTTTCCCGCGAAGCCGTAGAGGCCACGGAAAAAGGATCGCAATCCATTGAACAGCTTTCCGATGCATCATCGGCGATTGAAGAAGTGGTCAACATGATCAATGACATTGCGGAACAGACCAATTTGCTGGCACTGAACGCGACCATTGAATCCGCCCGTGCCGGTGAAGCCGGTAAAGGGTTTGCGGTTGTTGCGAATGAGGTTAAATCGCTTGCTACACAGACGGGCAGTGCGACTGAGGACATCAAACGTAAAATCGATGAAATGCAAAGCGTTTCCGGACTTGCGGTTGAGGCAATCGGCAGTATTTCCGCCGCCAATGTGCGTCTTAACGATGTGATGCTTGGCATATCCGCCGCGATTGAAGAACAAGAGGCCACCACAAATGAAATCAGCCGTGGTGTTCAATTGGCATCGGAAGGCACCGTAAAGGTAAACGATGAAATCGCCCAAGTGTCGATTAACGCCGGTGAAACCGGTGCATCATCAAACGAAGTGATGCAAGCGGCCAGCGAACTTGAAAATATTTCAAGCCTGATTTCAGCGGAAGTTGAAAGTTTCCTTAATGATGTTAGGGATATTCAGAGCAGGGGTTAG
- a CDS encoding PDZ domain-containing protein codes for MMRLLLVLLSAVLLSACGAGQFGSSYQGYMDPRMTPDVVPLKEEEEPILVRSTDLAKDIQLYREHNYIVVGESAFNGMMESEGRAQKQAEEVGATHVIVSSEYTDTRSYIAYDYQDFYRTVYVNRVKNIDGKPVRYTEAVTVRDTVTVPYQRQYDNYDQWAVYMVKSNRIHKLGLVMRDFNPNERASLGRNTGAYIDVVMSNSPAFFADIIAGDALVAINGEKVNGAGHAKQMIDGLSLEGQEITVTVLKQGQPKDIVFEFNE; via the coding sequence ATGATGAGATTATTATTGGTTCTTTTATCCGCTGTGTTGCTTTCGGCGTGTGGCGCGGGGCAATTTGGGTCCAGTTATCAAGGATATATGGATCCGCGAATGACGCCGGATGTGGTGCCATTAAAGGAAGAAGAAGAACCGATACTCGTGCGTTCAACGGATCTCGCAAAAGATATTCAGCTTTACCGTGAACATAATTATATTGTGGTTGGGGAAAGTGCCTTTAACGGAATGATGGAAAGCGAAGGGCGCGCCCAGAAACAAGCCGAAGAAGTGGGCGCAACCCACGTGATCGTGTCATCGGAATATACCGATACAAGATCATATATTGCCTATGATTATCAGGATTTCTACCGCACAGTTTATGTGAACAGGGTTAAAAATATCGATGGGAAACCTGTAAGATATACCGAAGCCGTAACCGTTCGTGACACGGTAACGGTTCCATATCAACGTCAATATGACAATTATGACCAGTGGGCGGTTTATATGGTGAAATCAAACCGTATTCATAAATTGGGCCTTGTAATGCGGGACTTTAACCCAAATGAACGCGCGAGCCTTGGCCGTAATACTGGAGCCTACATTGATGTGGTGATGAGCAATTCACCAGCCTTTTTCGCGGACATCATCGCCGGTGACGCCCTTGTTGCCATTAACGGTGAAAAAGTAAACGGCGCGGGACATGCGAAACAAATGATTGATGGCTTAAGCCTAGAAGGTCAGGAAATCACCGTCACTGTGTTAAAGCAAGGCCAACCAAAGGACATTGTGTTCGAATTTAATGAGTGA